The proteins below come from a single Mangifera indica cultivar Alphonso chromosome 16, CATAS_Mindica_2.1, whole genome shotgun sequence genomic window:
- the LOC123199309 gene encoding NAC domain-containing protein 82-like isoform X4, giving the protein MGKTSLPPGFRFHPTDIELVKYYLKRKVMGRKFHFEAIAEADIYKYAPWELPAKSSLRSGDLEWYFFCPREKKHAKGARMNRATEFGYWKATGKDRPVCYNNEMVGMIKSLVFHQGKAREGVRTNWVMHEYRIEDKGLAIRGFVQDAYVLCKVYQKEGMGPRNGAQYGAPFKEEDWDDDEDVDCMEVVSAGVDSIPVPNLIRPVAASSSCLSDAIPPVINVPSPTPENNGVAIEVAPISHEDDIFSMLADFIEDGQNVNLGHQHDENLEALPHSDGIDIYNDLADLVNFGGLSEGAGNFFLSYNDYRYPNQSFQDDNAPFLELDDLDAPLNGPAEG; this is encoded by the exons ATGGGGAAAACATCATTACCTCCAGGATTTCGGTTTCATCCTACCGACATTGAATTGGTAAAGTATTATTTGAAGAGGAAGGTAATGGGTCGTAAATTCCATTTTGAGGCTATTGCGGAGGCTGACATATACAAGTATGCCCCTTGGGAGCTTCCAG CGAAATCTAGTTTGAGAAGTGGGGACTTGGAATGGTATTTCTTTTGCCCACGAGAAAAGAAACATGCTAAAGGGGCTAGAATGAATCGTGCTACTGAATTTGGGTATTGGAAGGCCACAGGAAAGGACAGGCCTGTTTGTTACAATAATGAAATGGTGGGAATGATAAAGTCCCTGGTTTTCCACCAAGGTAAAGCTCGAGAAGGTGTCCGAACAAATTGGGTTATGCATGAGTATAGAATTGAGGACAAGGGTTTGGCTATCAGAGGTTTTGTTCAG GATGCATATGTGCTCTGTAAGGTTTATCAGAAGGAAGGCATGGGCCCAAGGAATGGTGCTCAATATGGAGCACCTTTTAAAGAGGAAGACTGGGATGATGATGAGGATGTCGATTGTATGGAAGTAGTGTCTGCAGGTGTTGATTCTATTCCCGTGCCTAACCTAATCAGGCCTGTGGCTGCTAGCTCGTCATGTCTTTCAG ATGCTATCCCACCAGTTATTAATGTGCCTTCACCTACTCCTGAAAATAATGGTGTAGCTATTGAGGTTGCTCCTATTTCACATGAGGATGACATTTTTTCAATGTTGGCTGACTTCATAGAAGATGGTCAAAACGTG AATCTTGGTCACCAGCATGATGAAAATCTTGAAGCTCTACCCCATTCAGATGGCATTGATATCTACAATGATTTGGCAGACTTGGTCAACTTTGGCGGACTTAGTGAAGGTGCAGGGAATTTCTTCCTCAGTTACAATGATTACCGTTACCCGAATCAAAGTTTCCAGGATGATAATGCTCCATTTCTTGAGTTAGATGATCTTGATGCCCCATTGAATGGCCCTGCTGAAG GATAA
- the LOC123199309 gene encoding NAC domain-containing protein 82-like isoform X3, whose amino-acid sequence MGKTSLPPGFRFHPTDIELVKYYLKRKVMGRKFHFEAIAEADIYKYAPWELPAKSSLRSGDLEWYFFCPREKKHAKGARMNRATEFGYWKATGKDRPVCYNNEMVGMIKSLVFHQGKAREGVRTNWVMHEYRIEDKGLAIRGFVQDAYVLCKVYQKEGMGPRNGAQYGAPFKEEDWDDDEDVDCMEVVSAGVDSIPVPNLIRPVAASSSCLSDAIPPVINVPSPTPENNGVASSSCLSDAIPPVINVPSPTPENNGVAIEVAPISHEDDIFSMLADFIEDGQNVNLGHQHDENLEALPHSDGIDIYNDLADLVNFGGLSEGAGNFFLSYNDYRYPNQSFQDDNAPFLELDDLDAPLNGPAEG is encoded by the exons ATGGGGAAAACATCATTACCTCCAGGATTTCGGTTTCATCCTACCGACATTGAATTGGTAAAGTATTATTTGAAGAGGAAGGTAATGGGTCGTAAATTCCATTTTGAGGCTATTGCGGAGGCTGACATATACAAGTATGCCCCTTGGGAGCTTCCAG CGAAATCTAGTTTGAGAAGTGGGGACTTGGAATGGTATTTCTTTTGCCCACGAGAAAAGAAACATGCTAAAGGGGCTAGAATGAATCGTGCTACTGAATTTGGGTATTGGAAGGCCACAGGAAAGGACAGGCCTGTTTGTTACAATAATGAAATGGTGGGAATGATAAAGTCCCTGGTTTTCCACCAAGGTAAAGCTCGAGAAGGTGTCCGAACAAATTGGGTTATGCATGAGTATAGAATTGAGGACAAGGGTTTGGCTATCAGAGGTTTTGTTCAG GATGCATATGTGCTCTGTAAGGTTTATCAGAAGGAAGGCATGGGCCCAAGGAATGGTGCTCAATATGGAGCACCTTTTAAAGAGGAAGACTGGGATGATGATGAGGATGTCGATTGTATGGAAGTAGTGTCTGCAGGTGTTGATTCTATTCCCGTGCCTAACCTAATCAGGCCTGTGGCTGCTAGCTCGTCATGTCTTTCAGATGCTATCCCACCAGTTATTAATGTGCCTTCACCTACTCCTGAAAACAATGGTGTAGCTAGCTCGTCATGTCTTTCAGATGCTATCCCACCAGTTATTAATGTGCCTTCACCTACTCCTGAAAATAATGGTGTAGCTATTGAGGTTGCTCCTATTTCACATGAGGATGACATTTTTTCAATGTTGGCTGACTTCATAGAAGATGGTCAAAACGTG AATCTTGGTCACCAGCATGATGAAAATCTTGAAGCTCTACCCCATTCAGATGGCATTGATATCTACAATGATTTGGCAGACTTGGTCAACTTTGGCGGACTTAGTGAAGGTGCAGGGAATTTCTTCCTCAGTTACAATGATTACCGTTACCCGAATCAAAGTTTCCAGGATGATAATGCTCCATTTCTTGAGTTAGATGATCTTGATGCCCCATTGAATGGCCCTGCTGAAG GATAA
- the LOC123199309 gene encoding NAC domain-containing protein 82-like isoform X2 produces MGKTSLPPGFRFHPTDIELVKYYLKRKVMGRKFHFEAIAEADIYKYAPWELPAKSSLRSGDLEWYFFCPREKKHAKGARMNRATEFGYWKATGKDRPVCYNNEMVGMIKSLVFHQGKAREGVRTNWVMHEYRIEDKGLAIRGFVQDAYVLCKVYQKEGMGPRNGAQYGAPFKEEDWDDDEDVDCMEVVSAGVDSIPVPNLIRPVAASSSCLSDAIPPVINVPSPTPENNGVAIEVAPISHEDDIFSMLADFIEDGQNVNLGHQHDENLEALPHSDGIDIYNDLADLVNFGGLSEGAGNFFLSYNDYRYPNQSFQDDNAPFLELDDLDAPLNGPAEGEISEIIHTDNTEQSSVTINPGLSQCPSMLP; encoded by the exons ATGGGGAAAACATCATTACCTCCAGGATTTCGGTTTCATCCTACCGACATTGAATTGGTAAAGTATTATTTGAAGAGGAAGGTAATGGGTCGTAAATTCCATTTTGAGGCTATTGCGGAGGCTGACATATACAAGTATGCCCCTTGGGAGCTTCCAG CGAAATCTAGTTTGAGAAGTGGGGACTTGGAATGGTATTTCTTTTGCCCACGAGAAAAGAAACATGCTAAAGGGGCTAGAATGAATCGTGCTACTGAATTTGGGTATTGGAAGGCCACAGGAAAGGACAGGCCTGTTTGTTACAATAATGAAATGGTGGGAATGATAAAGTCCCTGGTTTTCCACCAAGGTAAAGCTCGAGAAGGTGTCCGAACAAATTGGGTTATGCATGAGTATAGAATTGAGGACAAGGGTTTGGCTATCAGAGGTTTTGTTCAG GATGCATATGTGCTCTGTAAGGTTTATCAGAAGGAAGGCATGGGCCCAAGGAATGGTGCTCAATATGGAGCACCTTTTAAAGAGGAAGACTGGGATGATGATGAGGATGTCGATTGTATGGAAGTAGTGTCTGCAGGTGTTGATTCTATTCCCGTGCCTAACCTAATCAGGCCTGTGGCTGCTAGCTCGTCATGTCTTTCAG ATGCTATCCCACCAGTTATTAATGTGCCTTCACCTACTCCTGAAAATAATGGTGTAGCTATTGAGGTTGCTCCTATTTCACATGAGGATGACATTTTTTCAATGTTGGCTGACTTCATAGAAGATGGTCAAAACGTG AATCTTGGTCACCAGCATGATGAAAATCTTGAAGCTCTACCCCATTCAGATGGCATTGATATCTACAATGATTTGGCAGACTTGGTCAACTTTGGCGGACTTAGTGAAGGTGCAGGGAATTTCTTCCTCAGTTACAATGATTACCGTTACCCGAATCAAAGTTTCCAGGATGATAATGCTCCATTTCTTGAGTTAGATGATCTTGATGCCCCATTGAATGGCCCTGCTGAAGGTGAGATATCTGAAATCATCCACACTGATAATACTGAGCAATCATCTGTTACCATAAATCCTGGGTTAAGTCAGTGTCCTTCCATGCTGCCATAG
- the LOC123199309 gene encoding NAC domain-containing protein 82-like isoform X1, giving the protein MGKTSLPPGFRFHPTDIELVKYYLKRKVMGRKFHFEAIAEADIYKYAPWELPAKSSLRSGDLEWYFFCPREKKHAKGARMNRATEFGYWKATGKDRPVCYNNEMVGMIKSLVFHQGKAREGVRTNWVMHEYRIEDKGLAIRGFVQDAYVLCKVYQKEGMGPRNGAQYGAPFKEEDWDDDEDVDCMEVVSAGVDSIPVPNLIRPVAASSSCLSDAIPPVINVPSPTPENNGVASSSCLSDAIPPVINVPSPTPENNGVAIEVAPISHEDDIFSMLADFIEDGQNVNLGHQHDENLEALPHSDGIDIYNDLADLVNFGGLSEGAGNFFLSYNDYRYPNQSFQDDNAPFLELDDLDAPLNGPAEGEISEIIHTDNTEQSSVTINPGLSQCPSMLP; this is encoded by the exons ATGGGGAAAACATCATTACCTCCAGGATTTCGGTTTCATCCTACCGACATTGAATTGGTAAAGTATTATTTGAAGAGGAAGGTAATGGGTCGTAAATTCCATTTTGAGGCTATTGCGGAGGCTGACATATACAAGTATGCCCCTTGGGAGCTTCCAG CGAAATCTAGTTTGAGAAGTGGGGACTTGGAATGGTATTTCTTTTGCCCACGAGAAAAGAAACATGCTAAAGGGGCTAGAATGAATCGTGCTACTGAATTTGGGTATTGGAAGGCCACAGGAAAGGACAGGCCTGTTTGTTACAATAATGAAATGGTGGGAATGATAAAGTCCCTGGTTTTCCACCAAGGTAAAGCTCGAGAAGGTGTCCGAACAAATTGGGTTATGCATGAGTATAGAATTGAGGACAAGGGTTTGGCTATCAGAGGTTTTGTTCAG GATGCATATGTGCTCTGTAAGGTTTATCAGAAGGAAGGCATGGGCCCAAGGAATGGTGCTCAATATGGAGCACCTTTTAAAGAGGAAGACTGGGATGATGATGAGGATGTCGATTGTATGGAAGTAGTGTCTGCAGGTGTTGATTCTATTCCCGTGCCTAACCTAATCAGGCCTGTGGCTGCTAGCTCGTCATGTCTTTCAGATGCTATCCCACCAGTTATTAATGTGCCTTCACCTACTCCTGAAAACAATGGTGTAGCTAGCTCGTCATGTCTTTCAGATGCTATCCCACCAGTTATTAATGTGCCTTCACCTACTCCTGAAAATAATGGTGTAGCTATTGAGGTTGCTCCTATTTCACATGAGGATGACATTTTTTCAATGTTGGCTGACTTCATAGAAGATGGTCAAAACGTG AATCTTGGTCACCAGCATGATGAAAATCTTGAAGCTCTACCCCATTCAGATGGCATTGATATCTACAATGATTTGGCAGACTTGGTCAACTTTGGCGGACTTAGTGAAGGTGCAGGGAATTTCTTCCTCAGTTACAATGATTACCGTTACCCGAATCAAAGTTTCCAGGATGATAATGCTCCATTTCTTGAGTTAGATGATCTTGATGCCCCATTGAATGGCCCTGCTGAAGGTGAGATATCTGAAATCATCCACACTGATAATACTGAGCAATCATCTGTTACCATAAATCCTGGGTTAAGTCAGTGTCCTTCCATGCTGCCATAG